Sequence from the Sphingomonas sp. SORGH_AS_0950 genome:
CCACGTCATAATCGCCGAAGATGGCGACCGCCTCTCGCGCCATCACCGCATCGGCCAGGCGCGCGGCGGCGCGGTCCATGTCGCGGAAGATCGAGGGATCGGGCATGAACCCCCGGATCGAAGGCGTGCGATGTTCCTCGACCGCATCGGGCGGGCAGCCGCGTGCGAGCAACAGCTGCGCGACCAGATCGTCATGGCCCAGCCCGTCGCGCGCATCGGCGGCCAGGGCACGCCAGCGCCAGGGCTGGCCGAGAATCGATTGGCCGATGCCGAGGACTTCGGTCATGGGCGAGCGGCGAAAGCGGAGAACGTCACGCGAACGCCATGCCATGCCGCGCGGAGTCGCGACAAGGGGGGATGGGGCGCCGGGTCAGCTGACCCAGTTGCCCTCGCGAAACCATTTGGTGATGACGTATTTGACGCCCTCGACCACCGGCATCCCTTCATGCAGGGTCATCTCGTTGGGGCTGCCGTCCAGCTTCATGTTGTTCCAGGCGAGAAGCAGGCCCCGGCGCGGCGCGACGCGGATGCCCGCCTGCGGAAACCAGGTCGCGCCGCCCTCCGGCACGTCGTTGAGATAGATCATCGCGGTCCAGGTACGCTGGCCGCCATGGACCCGGACCTTTTCCCAATAGCTTTCGCTTTCGTGGAAATAATCGTGATGCGCGCGGAATTGCTGGCCGGGGGCATAACGCTGGCCCTGCATCGTCTCGCCCTGTTCGGGGGCGATGCCGAGCAGATCGGCGATCGACTCATCGATCGGCTGCACATCGGGGGACCAGCGATTCATGTCGCAGCTTTCCGAGGTGCGGAATCCGTAATCGGGCCGGTCGGACAACAGGGTCGAGGGCCGCCGATTGGAATCGATCATCGCGATCAGCGCGTCGCACTGGGCGGGCGTGAGGAAGTCATGCTGATAATAGATTTGCGCGGTGTCGGTCACCACGCGCTGGACCGCGGGGTTGGCGTCCAGCCGTTCGGGCACGCTGACCCCGAAGCGGGCGCGGACGGGGGAGGCGGCGGGATTGCCCTTCGGCTTCCTCGAAAACAACGACATGCCCCGGATGTGCGACGATGGGCGGCCAAAGACAAGAGGCTGGAGAGGGAGGGGGCGCGTCCACCCCCTCCGTCCCGCCATTACCAGAAGATGTCGTACACGATGTCGACCACCAGCCCGCTGCGCAGGTCGACCAGCACCGCATCGTTATAATAGCGGACCCAGCGATACGAGCCGTAAGCGGGCGGCAGGCGATAGGCATAGGGATCGTCCAGCCAATAGCTCTGGCCGAAATACATCGGCTCCAGGATCACGCCGCTGGAGAAACGCTGATAGCCATAGCCGCCATAGGGCGAATAATAGCGGGGCAGGTGATAGGCGCCGCGATTGAGCGAGCGCCAGCCCAGCCAGTCATAGCGGCGGTCGCGACGCCAGCTGCGGTTCCACTGATCGGCCCAGGCGCGCCGTTCGGCAAAGCCGTAATTCTGGTCGTTCTGGTCCCGCCAGTCGCCGAAGCTGCGGCCCCAGCGGTCGCGATCCTCGCGCCGACGCCGTTCCTCGTCGCGCCAGCGCTGGTTCTGCGCCTGGTCCCGCCATTCCCTTTGACGCCATTCCTGCTGGCGGCGGTCATCGTCCGGCGTCCGCCAGCCCGCCGGGTCGCGCGGGCGGTCACCGCGCCAGTCGCCGCGATCGGGACGCGGCCGGTCCGGGCCGGGTCCGTCCGGGCCGGGGCGGTCATAATCGCGTGGTCCGCCATCGGGACCGCCGGGGCGGCCGGGTGCGGGGCCGGGTTCGGGACGCTGCGGGCGCGGCGCCTCGGCATGGTCCGGGCGGAAGGCCGGGCGGTTCTCGGGAAAGGATTCGCGGTCGTGGAAGATCGGCCGCCCCTCGCTGCGCTCCAGCCGACCGGCCGGGCCGCCCGGATTGCCCGGACCGGGGGCAGGGCCGCCGGGGCGCGGTCCGCCCTCGGGACGGCCGCGCGGGCCATCCATGATCATCGCCTGCGCGCCGACCATCGCGGGGGCCATGCCCGCCGCCATCGCCGCCGTCGCCAGCAAGCCCGCCATCCAGTTCCTGCTCATCGCTCGTATCCCCATCCGTCGGCGCACGAGCCGACCCCGATCATGCGATGCACCTTGCCCCATGGCCGTTGAGCGGATGCTGAACCCGTCCGTCAGCATTGTGAAAGAATCGGGTCATGGCGTGTCATGAACGCCCGCAGGCGCAAGGAGCGCAGGAACGGCACGCGCGGCGTCGGCGGGATCGGTGCCGGGCAGGGGGGCGGCGTGGATCGTCTCCTCGCCACGCGCGGCACGGGCGGCGCGCTGGATCGCCTCGACCAGCCGGGGATAGACGCCGCAGCGGCACAAATTGGTGATCTGCGCGCGGATCGTCGCTTCGGAGGGGGCGGGATCGCGGCGGAGCAGCGCGGCGGCGGCCATCACCAGGCCGGGGATGCAAAAGCCGCACTGGCTGACATTGGCGGCCAGGAACGCCTGCTGCACGGGGTGCGAGCGGTCGCGCGACAGTCCCTCGATCGTGGTGACGACGCTGCCCTCGATCCGGCCGATGGGGATCTGGCAACTGCGCACCGCCCGCCCGTCCAGATCGACCGTGCACGCGCCGCAATCGCCCGTGCCGCAGCCATATTTGGTGCCGGTCAGGTTGGACGCGTCGCGCAGCGCCCAGAGCAGCGGCGTGTCCGGGGGCAGGCGATAGCGGACGGGCTGGTTGTTGACGGTCAGGCTGGTCATCGGGGGCCAGGCATAGGCGATCGACCAGCCCCGCTCAATCGAGGCGGGTCACGTCGTCGGCCGGTCGCATCCCAGCAGCGGCGCGGCGCGGTCGAGCATCAGGTCGGCGTCGGAAAAGCGGATCGGGGTGCGGACG
This genomic interval carries:
- a CDS encoding (2Fe-2S)-binding protein, which gives rise to MTSLTVNNQPVRYRLPPDTPLLWALRDASNLTGTKYGCGTGDCGACTVDLDGRAVRSCQIPIGRIEGSVVTTIEGLSRDRSHPVQQAFLAANVSQCGFCIPGLVMAAAALLRRDPAPSEATIRAQITNLCRCGVYPRLVEAIQRAARAARGEETIHAAPLPGTDPADAARAVPALLAPAGVHDTP
- a CDS encoding RcnB family protein, with protein sequence MSRNWMAGLLATAAMAAGMAPAMVGAQAMIMDGPRGRPEGGPRPGGPAPGPGNPGGPAGRLERSEGRPIFHDRESFPENRPAFRPDHAEAPRPQRPEPGPAPGRPGGPDGGPRDYDRPGPDGPGPDRPRPDRGDWRGDRPRDPAGWRTPDDDRRQQEWRQREWRDQAQNQRWRDEERRRREDRDRWGRSFGDWRDQNDQNYGFAERRAWADQWNRSWRRDRRYDWLGWRSLNRGAYHLPRYYSPYGGYGYQRFSSGVILEPMYFGQSYWLDDPYAYRLPPAYGSYRWVRYYNDAVLVDLRSGLVVDIVYDIFW
- a CDS encoding 2OG-Fe(II) oxygenase encodes the protein MSLFSRKPKGNPAASPVRARFGVSVPERLDANPAVQRVVTDTAQIYYQHDFLTPAQCDALIAMIDSNRRPSTLLSDRPDYGFRTSESCDMNRWSPDVQPIDESIADLLGIAPEQGETMQGQRYAPGQQFRAHHDYFHESESYWEKVRVHGGQRTWTAMIYLNDVPEGGATWFPQAGIRVAPRRGLLLAWNNMKLDGSPNEMTLHEGMPVVEGVKYVITKWFREGNWVS